The sequence below is a genomic window from Streptomyces sudanensis.
CGCCCTGTACGCGCACGCCAAGGTCCGCCTGCTCGCCGGAGCCGAGCTGTCCGAGGCGGAGCGGAGCATCACGGAGGCGGTGCGGATCAACCGCCGGCTCGCCCGGGGCGAGCCGGGCCTCGTCGCCTTCGACCTGGCGGACGTGCTGGACGTCTGCGAGCGCCTCGCCGGCTGACGGGAGGAGCCCGCCCGGCCGGCGGTCCACCGCTCCGGCGCCCCGGACCGCCGTACCGGACCGCCCTCCCCGCTTCGGGCCGCCCTCCCCGCTCCGGCGGCCCGGTACGGGCCTCGGCACGACCTCGCGCGGCGGGGGCACCGGGCCGGAGACGTGCGACCGCTCACCGCCCCGCGTGCCCGGCGCGCCCGCGCCCGCCGCGTCGGCCACCCGCGGCCCCCCGACCGGTCGTCCGGCGCCGTATGCGCGAAGGCGGAACGCCCGGCCGCAGGCAGGGCGAGGCTCATGTCGGATTCCCGCCAGCACGGGCCCGCCCTCCTGGACCATGCTGGGGGGCATGCACACCGACACCGAGCGCTGCGTGCGGGCCGTCCAGTCGAAGGACGCACGCTTCGACGGCTGGTTCTTCACCGCCGTCCTGACCACCGGCATCTACTGCCGCCCCAGCTGCCCGGTCGTGCCGCCCAAACCGCGGAACATGACGTTCTACCCGAGCGCCGCCGCCTGCCAGCAGGCCGGCTTCCGGGCCTGCAAGCGGTGCCGCCCCGACACCAGCCCCGGCTCCCCGGAGTGGGACGTCCGCGCCGACACCGTCGCCCGCGCCATGCGCCTCATCCGCGACGGCGTCGTCGACCGCGAGGGGGTGCCCGGACTCGCCGCCCGGCTCGGCTACTCGACCCGCCAGATCGAACGGCAGCTCCTCGCCGAACTCGGCGCCGGACCGCTCGCCCTCGCCCGCGCCCAGCGCGCCCAGACGGCCCGCGTGCTCATCGAGACCACCGCGCTGCCGATGGCCGACGTGGCGTTCGCCGCCGGCTTCTCCTCCGTGCGCACCTTCAACGACACCGTCCGGGAGGTGTTCGCCCTCGCCCCGACCGAGCTGCGCGCCCGCGCCACCGGCGCCCGCGGCGCCCCGGCGCCCACCCCCGGCGTGATCGCCCTGCGGCTGCCGTACCGCACGCCGCTGAACCCGTCCAACCTGTTCGGCCACCTCGCCGCGACCGCCGTCCCCGGCGTCGAGGAGTGGCGCGACGGCGCTTACCGGCGCACCCTCGCCCTGCCGTACGGGCACGGCATCGCCGCCCTCGCCCCCGCCGCCGACCACATCGCCTGCCGCCTCCACCTCACCGACCCGCGCGACCTGGCCCACGCCATCAGCCGCTGCCGCTGGCTCCTGGACCTCGACGCCGACCCCGTCGCCGTCGACGAACTGCTGCGCGCCGACCCGCTGCTCGCCCCGCACGTCGACCGGGCGCCCGGCCGCCGGGTGCCGCGCACGGTCGACGCCGCCGAGTTCGCCGTCCGCGCCGTCCTCGGCCAGCAGGTCTCCACGGCCGCCGCCCGCACCCACGCCGGGCGCCTCGTCGCCGCGTACGGCACGCCCGTCGAGGACCCCGGGGGCGGCCTCACCCACCTGTTCCCCGCGGCCGACGCGCTCGCCGCGCTCGACCCGGACGCCCTCGCCCTGCCGCGCAGCCGCCGCGCCACGCTCACCACCCTCGTCCGGGCCCTCGCGGAGGGCTCCCTCAAACTGGGCCCGGACAGCGCCTGGGACGAGGCCCGTGCCGCCCTGCTGGCCCTGCCCGGCTTCGGCCCCTGGACCGTCGAGATCATCGCCATGCGCGCGCTCGGCGACCCCGACGCGTTCCTCCCCACCGACCTCGGCGTCCGCCGCGCCGCCGCCGGGCTCGGTATGCCCGCGACCCCCGCCGCCCTCACGGCCCGCGCCGCGGCCTGGCGCCCCTGGCGCGCCTACGCGGTCCAGTACCTGTGGGCCACCGACAGCCACCCCGTCAACCACCTCCCCGCCTGAACCGAGGAAGCCGCCATGCACCGGCAGCACACGATCGTCGACAGCCCCTACGGCCCCCTCACCCTCGTCGCCACCGACGGCGTCCTCAGCGGCCTGTACATGACCGCCCAGCGCCACCGGCCCCCGGAGGAGACCTTCGGCGAACCGGACCCGCGCCCCTTCCGGGAGGCGGTCCGCCAGCTCGACGCCTACCACGCGGGCGAGCTGACCGGGTTCGACCTGCCCCTGCACCTGGCCGGCACCCCGTTCCAGCAGCGCGTGTGGGAGCTGCTGCGGGCCATCCCGTACGGCGAGACCCGCACCTACGGCGAGCTGGCGGCGGCCCTGGGGAAGCCCACCGCGTCCCGCGCGGTCGGCCTCGCCAACGGCCGCAACCCGATCGGGATCATCGTCCCCTGCCACCGCGTCGTCGGGGCGAGCGGCGCCCTCACCGGCTACGGCGGCGGCCTGGACCGCAAGCGCCGCCTCCTCGCCTTCGAGAGCGGCGCCCCGGACGGCGCGCTCTTCTGACAGGGATTCCGGGCCGCACCCTGATGCCATGGCACCGCGGCCCGCGGCGAGCGCACCGCGGGTCCGTACGGGAACGACCTCCCGGTCCTCCGGACCGGGACGCGGCACCGGCCGGACGGGACGCGGCCCGCGCCGCCGCCTCGGACCATCGCGGCGCACCAACCGGCGGGTACGGAACGCTCGTGACGGAACGGCAGGTCACCGTCCCGCTGATTTCCGCCGCGCGTGCCGGACGCGTGTGCCGCGGAACTTCACGGCACGGACGGATCCGACTGCTCGGCCGGACCCTGGAGGGGCTTGCCGACTACAGCCGATTCCGGCCGGCATCAGGTGCGACGCATACCGCACCGGATGGGGGGACCCCTACCGGGCCGAACGAGTGCCGGCCTGTGAACTGACGGGAAGCCGCCGGAGGAGGCCTCTGCCGTCGACGCGACGATTCCGCGGGGCAGTCGTGCCACACCGGGGCCGGTTCCCGAGCCGGTGAACCGGCCCCGTCGAGGCCCTCGCGACGCCTTCCCGCCGCCGTGACGAAGAGACGGAGGATGTCGTGGGCCCCGTCCGGTGGGGGGTGATGTCCCCTGAACGCGCGGCGGGCAGGTTCGTGGAGCACCTCCTGCCGGTGGAGGATGCCGAACCCGTGGCCGTCGGACCCCGGAGCGCCGGGTCGGCCCGCCTCTTCGCGGCCAGGTACTCCGTACCCAGGGCCTACGGCAGCCACCAGGACCTGCTGGCCTGCCCGCACGTCGACATCGTGTACGTGGCGGCGGTCAATTCCGCGCACGGCTGGCACTGCGCATGGTCCCGGAGGCCGGGAAGCACGTGCTGTGCGAGAAAAGACCTGGCGACGGCCGCCGCAGAGGCGGGAGAACCGATCGACCTGGCCGGCGCCGGGGGAAGCCGCTGACGGAGGCCGTGTGGATGCGGTGCCTGCCCGCGGTGCGCAAGGCCATCGACCTCGTGGCCGCGGGGGCCGTCGGCACTCCCCGCCTCCTGCGCGCCGGCACCGATGCCCCGGCCCCTCAGGAGGCCAGGGAGCGCCTGTACACCCCGGACGGGGCGGGGCCCTGCTGGACTCCGGCGCCTGCGGCCTCTCCCTGGCCGAGCTGCTGTTCGGCCCGCCCGCCACCGTCAGCGCCCGCTCGTCGCTCTCCGAGGAGGGCGTGGACGAGACCACCACGGTCCTCCTCGGCCACGCCCGCGGTGCCGTGGTGGAGATCTCCTGCTCGATGACGACCCACCTTCGGACCGGTGCCGTACTGGAGGGAAGCGAGGGGCGGATCAAACTGCCCTCCCCTTCTACGGGACGGACCGCGTCGTCCTGCGCGGTGTGACCGGGACGGCGCGGGAATGGCGGCTGCCCCATCGGCCACGGGTACGGCCACGAGGCGGTCGAGGTGATGCGCTGCGTCCGGGAGAACCGCGTCATGAGCTCCCTCGTACGGTGGCGTGCCTCCCTGCCGGTGCTCGAAACGGCCGACACGGTACGGCGTGCGATCCGTTCCCGGCTGTGACCGCGGAAGGCCGGGTGAGGGGAGTCGCGGTACGGGAAGTGCCGTCGGGGCCGATCACGGTCCGGTCGGCTTCAGAGTGAGCGGACCGCCCGGCCGCCGGATGCGGACCCGGCAGGACAGGGGGCGTCCTCGGCGCCGTGGAGTTCGGTGGAGCTGCCGTGCGCCCGGGCGACGGCTTCGGGGTACGCCTCCTGCTCCGC
It includes:
- a CDS encoding Gfo/Idh/MocA family oxidoreductase, whose product is MSPERAAGRFVEHLLPVEDAEPVAVGPRSAGSARLFAARYSVPRAYGSHQDLLACPHVDIVYVAAVNSAHGWHCAWSRRPGSTCCARKDLATAAAEAGEPIDLAGAGGSR
- a CDS encoding methylated-DNA--[protein]-cysteine S-methyltransferase; protein product: MHRQHTIVDSPYGPLTLVATDGVLSGLYMTAQRHRPPEETFGEPDPRPFREAVRQLDAYHAGELTGFDLPLHLAGTPFQQRVWELLRAIPYGETRTYGELAAALGKPTASRAVGLANGRNPIGIIVPCHRVVGASGALTGYGGGLDRKRRLLAFESGAPDGALF
- a CDS encoding AlkA N-terminal domain-containing protein; its protein translation is MHTDTERCVRAVQSKDARFDGWFFTAVLTTGIYCRPSCPVVPPKPRNMTFYPSAAACQQAGFRACKRCRPDTSPGSPEWDVRADTVARAMRLIRDGVVDREGVPGLAARLGYSTRQIERQLLAELGAGPLALARAQRAQTARVLIETTALPMADVAFAAGFSSVRTFNDTVREVFALAPTELRARATGARGAPAPTPGVIALRLPYRTPLNPSNLFGHLAATAVPGVEEWRDGAYRRTLALPYGHGIAALAPAADHIACRLHLTDPRDLAHAISRCRWLLDLDADPVAVDELLRADPLLAPHVDRAPGRRVPRTVDAAEFAVRAVLGQQVSTAAARTHAGRLVAAYGTPVEDPGGGLTHLFPAADALAALDPDALALPRSRRATLTTLVRALAEGSLKLGPDSAWDEARAALLALPGFGPWTVEIIAMRALGDPDAFLPTDLGVRRAAAGLGMPATPAALTARAAAWRPWRAYAVQYLWATDSHPVNHLPA
- a CDS encoding Gfo/Idh/MocA family protein, which encodes MPARGAQGHRPRGRGGRRHSPPPARRHRCPGPSGGQGAPVHPGRGGALLDSGACGLSLAELLFGPPATVSARSSLSEEGVDETTTVLLGHARGAVVEISCSMTTHLRTGAVLEGSEGRIKLPSPSTGRTASSCAV